Proteins found in one Fusarium oxysporum Fo47 chromosome V, complete sequence genomic segment:
- a CDS encoding cytochrome P450 gives MHPTSLAIGTGLSSGILSHILIFNKGEWDLYTIKILQGLLIVIGLLALSFKRLGTTEAGSPYSVFESTIASIYMVSLIVPGTFCSIFLYRICFIHRLYQFPGPLMAKVSNLYLTRRSVAQFQLYKEIQNLYRTYGDIVRVGPSALSILGTKVFQAIHANNSPCRKGPWYNIEQPAISLHMSRDKNDHSRRRRAWDSAFSSKALRDYEPRVVKYTSQLLNRLEQSQATTIDIAKWFKFHSFDTIGDLAFGQSFHMLTDGVKHPFMALVESHMAMAGTFSQLIWMFPLFRAMSFLGREDAIFQKWLGNQVRHQEQLLLEGEATSSTWQSLSANLLLSDTTSVTLTCLFYLLATNKNACMRLQEEIDNFFSSSSQPNHSSFSKLTYLQACIEETLRLFPPVPSGLQRMTPAEGLQVGEIFIPGDTIVTVPSYTVYRDERYFTAPNDFVPERWMIKPEMVKDDSVFAPFSVGKFQLFLPRYFLACLGLTTLFRTLCLRG, from the exons ATGCATCCGACTTCACTGGCCATTGGAACCGGGCTTTCATCCGGCATACTTTCCCACATTCTAATATTCAACAAGGGGGAGTGGGATCTTTACACCATCAAGATACTACAGGGACTTCTCATAGTCATTGGTCTCCTGGCActgagcttcaagaggcTGGGAACTACAGAGGCTGGGTCGCCGTACAGCGTCTTCGAATCTACCATAGCATCCATATACATGGTGTCTTTGATAGTTCCAGGGACCTTTTGCAGCATATTCCTTTATCGCATCTGCTTCATTCATCGCTTGTACCAGTTTCCGGGTCCTCTCATGGCCAAAGTCTCCAATTTATATCTCACCAGGCGTTCCGTCGCCCAATTCCAGCTCTACAAAGAGATCCAGAACCTCTATAGAACATATGGGGATATTGTGCGAGTAG GGCCCTCAGCACTATCGATCCTCGGCACCAAGGTCTTCCAAGCCATACACGCCAACAATTCGCCCTGCCGCAAGGGACCTTGGTACAATATCGAACAGCCGGCCATCTCTCTCCACATGTCGCGCGACAAGAACGATCATTCTCGTAGACGACGAGCTTGGGACAGTGCGTTTAGCTCAAAGG CCCTCCGAGATTACGAGCCCCGCGTTGTCAAATATACCAGCCAATTACTCAATCGACTAGAACAGAGCCAAGCCACAACTATTGACATTGCGAAGTGGTTCAAGTTTCACAGCTTCGACACCATAGGTGACCTGGCTTTTGGTCAGAGCTTCCACATGCTAACAGACGGCGTTAAGCATCCATTCATGGCACTGGTTGAGTCGCATATGGCAATGGCCGGTACCTTTAGTCAACTGATCTGGATGTTTCCCCTGTTCAGGGCGATGTCGTTCCTTGGTCGTGAAGATGCTATCTTCCAGAAATGGCTTGGGAATCAAGTTCGTCATCAAGAACAG CTGTTGCTGGAAGGTGAGGCGACGTCCTCCACGTGGCAGAGTCTGTCGGCTAATCTTCTGCTCAGTGATACTACTTCCGTAACACTAACTTGCCTGTTTTACCTATTGGCTACTAATAAAAATGCGTGCATGCGGCTTCAAGAGGAGATCGACAACTTTTTTTCCAGCTCTTCACAACCTAATCACTCGAGCTTTTCCAAGTTGACATACCTTCAAGCTTGTATTGAAGAAACACTGCGACTTTTTCCTCCAGTTCCATCTGGATTGCAGCGCATGACACCTGCAGAAGGGCTACAAGTCGGTGAAATCTTCATCCCTGGAGATACCATAGTGACTGTTCCCTCCTATACGGTGTATAGAG ATGAGCGATACTTCACCGCTCCTAATGACTTCGTTCCTGAGCGCTGGATGATAAAACCAGAAATGGTAAAGGACGACTCGGTTTTTGCTCCATTCTCAGTGGGTAAGTTCCAGTTGTTTCTGCCTCGCTATTTCCTTGCGTGCTTGGGATTAACCACATTATTCAGGACGCTATGCCTGCGTGGGTAA